CCCACCGAGCCGGTCCTGTGCCTCGAGGAGCGTGAGCTCGAGGGCAAGGCCGCGCTCGCGCGACAGCTCGACCAGGCGGTGCGCCGCGGCAAGGCCGGCGATCCCGCCGCCCACCACGATGACGCTGACAGGTCCGGTGCCGCTCACTGGCGCGCGGGCCCGGCCTCGACGAGATCGGCGAGCATCGCGATCAACGCCGGATGATCGTTCACCGCCTGCGCCCGGTGGAGCCTGACGCCCGCGCCCGCGGCGACCCCGCGGGCCTCCACGTCCAGGTCGTAGAGGACTTCGACATGGTCAACGACGAACCCGATCGGCACGACCACGAGGTCCGCGACCCGGTCGCGAGCCACGTCACGAATCACCTCGCCGATATCGGGTTCGAGCCACGGCTCCAGCGGGCTGCCACTCCGGCTCTGGTAGGCGATGCGCCAACGGCGGTGGCCGAGCTGATCGGCCACGAGTCGCGAGGCCTGCGTGAGCTGGGCGACGTACGGCGAGCGCTCGGCCATCGCCACCGGGACGCTGTGGGCGGTGAAGACGAGCGGCGTCTCTGGCCGGCGCGCTGGAGGGATCGCGTCGAGCACAGCCCGCGTTTGATCTGCCACGGCCTCGATGAAGCGCGGATGATCAGACCAGGGCGGCGCGTAGGTCACCGCGGGCGCCGCCGGACCGACCGTCGCGCGGGCCTCGGCGACATTGTCCTGATAGCGCTCCCAGGCAGCCTCGGTCTGGAGCGAGGAGAGGATGATGCCGAGGGCATGCCGGCAGCCCTTCTCCGCCATCTCCGCGAGGGTCTCGGCCAGGTACGGATGCCAGTTCCGCATGCCGACAAAGACCGGCAGCGCGATCCCCTTCCGCGCCAGCGCCGCCGCGAGCCCGGCCGCTTGCTTGAACGTCAGCTCGTTGAGCGGCGAGCGGCCGCCGATCCTCTCGTAGTGGTGGGCGACCTCGTCGACGCGCTCCGGCGGAATCCGGCGGCCGCGGGTCACGGTCGCGAGAAACGGCCGGATCTCCTCCGGCCGCGTGGGACCACCGAAGGCGATCAGGAGAACGGAGTCAATCACCGCGCCCTCGCCTGGCTGACAGCTCGTGGACCATCTCCACCAGGGCTACGACGTGCTCGACCGGGGTCTCGGGCAGGACGCCGTGGCCCAGGTTGAAGATGTGGCCGTGACGGCCGCCGGCCCGCGCCAGGATCGCCTGCACCTGACGGCGGATCTCGGCGGGTTTGGCTAGCAGCACCGCCGGGTCGAGGTTCCCCTGCACCCCCACGTCGTAGCCGACGCGCTTCCAGGCTTCGCCCAGGTCCACGCGCCAGTCCAGCCCGATCACGTCGCCGCCCGCCTCGCGCATCAGCTCCAGCAGGCCCGCGGTCCCGGTACCGAAGTGGATCACCGGAGCTCCAGGCGTGAGCCCGGCGATCACGGCCCGCGTGTGGGGAAGGACGCCGTTCCGGTAGTCCTGAGGCGAGAGGGTCCCGACCCAGGAGTCGAAGAGCTGGACCGCCGCGCATCCCGCCGCGATCTGGCCGTTCAGGTACTGGATGCTGATCGCGACCAGCTTCTCCATGAGCGCCTGCCACGCCGCGGGCTCGTCGTGCATCAGGCGCTTGGCGTGAAGGTAGTCGCTCGACGGCCCGCCCTCGATCAGGTACGACGCCAGCGTGAACGGGGCGCCCGCGAAGCCGATCAGCGGCAGGCGCCCGTCCAGCGCGCGGGTGACGATCCGGATCGCCTCGAAGACGAAGGGGACCGCGCTCTGGACATCCACCTCGCCCAGGCGCCGGAGGT
This genomic interval from Candidatus Rokuibacteriota bacterium contains the following:
- the hemE gene encoding uroporphyrinogen decarboxylase is translated as MHPFVKACRREPTDFTPVWLMRQAGRYMPEYRKLRARLGFLELCKNPEAATEITLLPVERLGVDAAIIFADILLPLEPLGVGLEFAKGEGPVIHRPVRSGDDLRRLGEVDVQSAVPFVFEAIRIVTRALDGRLPLIGFAGAPFTLASYLIEGGPSSDYLHAKRLMHDEPAAWQALMEKLVAISIQYLNGQIAAGCAAVQLFDSWVGTLSPQDYRNGVLPHTRAVIAGLTPGAPVIHFGTGTAGLLELMREAGGDVIGLDWRVDLGEAWKRVGYDVGVQGNLDPAVLLAKPAEIRRQVQAILARAGGRHGHIFNLGHGVLPETPVEHVVALVEMVHELSARRGRGD
- the hemH gene encoding ferrochelatase: MIDSVLLIAFGGPTRPEEIRPFLATVTRGRRIPPERVDEVAHHYERIGGRSPLNELTFKQAAGLAAALARKGIALPVFVGMRNWHPYLAETLAEMAEKGCRHALGIILSSLQTEAAWERYQDNVAEARATVGPAAPAVTYAPPWSDHPRFIEAVADQTRAVLDAIPPARRPETPLVFTAHSVPVAMAERSPYVAQLTQASRLVADQLGHRRWRIAYQSRSGSPLEPWLEPDIGEVIRDVARDRVADLVVVPIGFVVDHVEVLYDLDVEARGVAAGAGVRLHRAQAVNDHPALIAMLADLVEAGPARQ